One genomic segment of Actinomycetota bacterium includes these proteins:
- a CDS encoding DUF3566 domain-containing protein: MPQGRRSRLTIRRVDPWTILKFSVLLYASMYFVIIVAGLVLWAAATGSGVRGNIESFIGELIASEDFSFNPDQILRSSVIGGAILVVLGSLANVLMAVLYNLISDVVGGIGISVEERPPRRRSLSRRPRPRPVAGNHQGDGAPRARPPQRPAPTSRPPGGQADLGG; the protein is encoded by the coding sequence ATGCCCCAGGGACGGCGAAGCCGGCTCACCATCCGAAGAGTCGACCCGTGGACGATCCTGAAGTTCTCCGTGCTGCTGTACGCCAGCATGTACTTCGTGATCATCGTGGCCGGCCTCGTACTGTGGGCCGCGGCCACCGGTAGCGGGGTGCGGGGCAACATCGAGAGCTTCATCGGCGAGCTGATCGCTTCTGAGGACTTCTCGTTCAACCCTGACCAGATCCTACGGTCGTCGGTGATCGGCGGGGCCATCCTGGTCGTACTCGGCAGCCTGGCCAACGTCCTCATGGCCGTCCTCTACAACCTCATCAGTGACGTGGTCGGGGGCATCGGCATCAGCGTCGAAGAGCGCCCCCCCCGGCGACGCAGCCTGAGCCGCCGGCCGCGACCACGACCGGTGGCCGGCAACCACCAGGGCGACGGCGCCCCCAGGGCGCGCCCCCCCCAGCGCCCGGCCCCCACCTCCCGACCACCCGGAGGCCAAGCTGACCTGGGTGGTTGA
- a CDS encoding sulfite exporter TauE/SafE family protein — MDINELVVVFIAGFLASLVDGALGMGFGPTSSSILLGGGLSPAAVSTTVNLAKVATGLSGAIAHWRFENIDHRLVGRLALPGCAGALIGVTVLASVDGDTLKPVLSCLLLVMAARILLRFSLPLPARAPRQPGRGADGGGDEGGTDQDGAAEEAALRHYDDRGTAAVAAVGGVTNGLVGAWGPVVTPFLLHRGLTPRFAIGSVNTAEVAVAVVASGSLLASIGGGGVDFGIVLAMLAGGVLAAPLAAWVVRFLPARALGVAVGGLLLFTNLRQLASTAGIGPARWGAYALVVGVCVLAALRPRLRARSPLAT; from the coding sequence GTGGATATTAACGAACTAGTCGTCGTGTTCATCGCCGGGTTCCTGGCCTCGCTGGTCGACGGCGCCCTGGGCATGGGCTTCGGGCCGACGTCGTCGAGCATCCTGCTGGGCGGCGGATTGTCGCCCGCGGCCGTGTCGACGACGGTCAACCTGGCCAAGGTGGCCACCGGCCTGAGCGGGGCCATCGCCCACTGGCGCTTCGAGAACATCGACCACCGGCTCGTCGGCCGCCTGGCCCTGCCCGGCTGTGCCGGAGCCCTGATCGGGGTCACGGTCCTGGCCAGCGTCGACGGCGACACCCTCAAGCCGGTGCTGTCCTGCTTGCTGCTGGTGATGGCCGCCCGCATCCTCCTGCGCTTCAGCCTGCCCCTGCCGGCCCGAGCCCCGCGCCAGCCCGGGCGGGGCGCCGACGGCGGTGGCGACGAGGGTGGTACCGACCAAGACGGTGCCGCCGAAGAGGCCGCGCTGCGGCACTACGACGACAGAGGCACCGCCGCGGTGGCCGCCGTCGGGGGCGTCACCAACGGCCTGGTGGGCGCGTGGGGACCGGTCGTGACCCCGTTCCTGCTACACCGGGGCCTCACGCCCCGCTTCGCTATCGGCTCGGTGAACACCGCCGAGGTGGCCGTGGCCGTCGTGGCCTCGGGGTCCCTGCTGGCGTCCATCGGCGGTGGCGGGGTCGACTTCGGCATCGTCCTGGCCATGCTGGCCGGCGGGGTGCTGGCCGCGCCGCTGGCCGCCTGGGTGGTCCGCTTCCTGCCCGCCCGGGCCCTGGGGGTGGCTGTCGGCGGCCTCCTGCTGTTCACCAACCTCCGCCAACTGGCATCGACCGCCGGAATCGGCCCCGCCCGCTGGGGGGCCTACGCCTTGGTCGTGGGGGTCTGTGTGCTGGCCGCCCTCCGCCCCCGCCTACGGGCCCGCTCCCCCCTGGCAACCTGA
- a CDS encoding ArsB/NhaD family transporter, whose product MALINLLSLEAAGGEDSLLLAALVGGDLGPRLLPIGSLAGLLWVELLRRGGVRVPLRRFVSVGAMVTAPALVASLAVLSVTT is encoded by the coding sequence ATGGCACTGATCAACCTGCTCAGCCTCGAGGCCGCGGGCGGGGAGGACAGCTTGCTGCTGGCCGCCCTGGTGGGGGGCGACCTCGGCCCCCGGCTCCTGCCCATCGGGTCGTTGGCCGGTCTGCTGTGGGTCGAGCTCCTGCGCCGGGGCGGCGTGAGGGTGCCCCTGCGGCGGTTCGTTTCGGTCGGCGCGATGGTCACGGCCCCCGCCCTGGTGGCCTCGCTGGCGGTGTTGTCGGTCACCACCTGA
- a CDS encoding type II toxin-antitoxin system Phd/YefM family antitoxin: MSETLSLAHIKAHLSEIVDRVEGTHERVVLTRNGRPAAIIMSPADLAALEDTLDLLSDPHAVAEIQAAREDVAAGRVVGAADLRNRYLGG, translated from the coding sequence ATGTCTGAGACGCTATCCCTGGCTCATATCAAGGCCCACCTCTCCGAGATCGTCGACCGAGTGGAAGGCACCCACGAGCGGGTGGTGCTCACGCGCAACGGCCGCCCTGCTGCGATCATCATGAGCCCGGCAGACCTCGCGGCCCTGGAGGACACGCTGGACCTGCTCTCGGATCCCCATGCCGTGGCGGAGATCCAGGCCGCACGCGAAGATGTGGCCGCGGGCCGCGTCGTGGGGGCCGCCGACCTTCGTAACAGGTACCTGGGTGGGTGA
- a CDS encoding type II toxin-antitoxin system RelE/ParE family toxin, whose product MGEGTYELVVAATAERSLARLPEAVAAAVVEFMLGPLTENPRRVGHPLQREFARLWAGRRGPYGVVYEVDDDAMTVTILRIDHRADVYRPT is encoded by the coding sequence GTGGGTGAGGGCACCTACGAGCTGGTCGTTGCCGCGACAGCGGAGCGATCCCTCGCCCGCCTGCCTGAAGCCGTCGCCGCGGCGGTCGTGGAGTTCATGCTCGGTCCGCTCACCGAGAACCCACGGAGAGTCGGCCATCCCCTGCAGCGCGAATTCGCCAGGTTGTGGGCAGGGCGGCGCGGCCCCTACGGGGTTGTGTACGAGGTCGACGACGACGCTATGACCGTGACCATCCTGCGGATCGACCACCGAGCCGACGTGTACCGGCCTACCTGA
- a CDS encoding nuclear transport factor 2 family protein, which yields MAHPNTEVLRRADEAMESGDIEGFFSHYTEDVVVHVTGSSRLAGDYAGLDQLQGLFGRFLEAMGEYTFQNHAYLADDEHGITLQRGKSVRDGETREFNEVFVFHFRDGKISEMWYLPVDQAAVDGLIGFTS from the coding sequence ATGGCACATCCGAACACCGAGGTTCTGCGGCGGGCAGACGAGGCCATGGAGAGCGGCGACATCGAGGGATTCTTCTCGCACTACACCGAGGATGTCGTCGTGCATGTGACTGGCAGCAGCCGGCTGGCTGGCGACTACGCGGGCCTCGATCAGCTACAGGGCTTATTCGGACGCTTCCTCGAGGCGATGGGCGAGTACACCTTCCAGAACCACGCATACCTCGCTGACGACGAGCATGGGATCACCCTTCAACGAGGAAAGTCCGTACGCGACGGGGAGACGCGAGAGTTCAACGAGGTCTTTGTATTCCACTTCCGCGACGGCAAGATCTCCGAGATGTGGTACCTGCCGGTCGACCAAGCCGCAGTGGACGGCCTGATCGGGTTCACGTCCTAG
- a CDS encoding Clp protease N-terminal domain-containing protein has protein sequence MANPTLPGNVRLDDLIDAIRKVHDDELQQLTSAVVAADHLGELADHLIGHFVDQARRSGASWTEIGRAMGVTKQAARKRFVPKGPGDADDLASNGDFSRFTPRARNVVMAAHNEAQAAGNDLVGAAHLVLGLLSEPQAVAAKAIVAAGVGLDALREAATAALAPRAADPPALVPYGPDARKALEVTIRQALRLGHNYVGTEHILLALLETGPPDGPLAAAGLDPTTVERLVVAELARLG, from the coding sequence ATGGCCAACCCCACTCTCCCGGGCAACGTCCGCCTCGACGACCTGATAGATGCCATCCGCAAGGTCCACGACGACGAGCTCCAGCAGCTCACCAGTGCGGTGGTGGCCGCCGACCACTTGGGCGAGCTGGCCGACCACCTCATCGGCCATTTCGTGGACCAAGCCCGGCGGTCGGGCGCCTCGTGGACCGAGATCGGCCGGGCCATGGGGGTCACCAAGCAGGCGGCCCGTAAGCGGTTCGTCCCCAAGGGCCCGGGCGATGCCGACGACCTCGCGTCCAACGGCGACTTCAGCAGGTTCACGCCCCGGGCCCGCAACGTGGTCATGGCCGCCCACAACGAGGCCCAGGCGGCCGGCAACGACCTGGTCGGCGCGGCCCACCTCGTGCTCGGCCTGCTCAGCGAGCCGCAAGCCGTGGCGGCCAAGGCCATCGTCGCCGCCGGGGTGGGCCTCGACGCCCTCCGGGAGGCGGCCACCGCCGCCTTGGCCCCCCGGGCCGCCGACCCGCCGGCCCTCGTCCCCTACGGCCCTGACGCTCGCAAGGCCCTGGAGGTCACCATCCGCCAAGCCCTGCGCCTCGGCCACAACTACGTCGGTACCGAGCACATCCTGCTGGCCCTGCTCGAGACCGGTCCCCCCGACGGCCCCTTGGCCGCCGCCGGCCTCGACCCTACGACCGTCGAGAGGCTCGTGGTCGCCGAGCTGGCCAGGCTCGGCTGA
- a CDS encoding ester cyclase, protein MFEKAINERDPSVFESFIAARYVNHDMPAPEPGPEGLKSVMGGFFAAFPDMKIVVEQTIGEGDIVCTRGHFIGTHDGEFMGIPATGKKVHVKYMDMWRIDEGKAVENWVRLDMLGLMQQLGAVPGP, encoded by the coding sequence ATGTTCGAGAAGGCGATCAACGAACGGGACCCGTCAGTGTTCGAGTCCTTCATCGCCGCCCGTTATGTAAACCACGACATGCCTGCGCCGGAGCCGGGCCCCGAAGGGTTGAAGTCAGTGATGGGCGGCTTCTTCGCCGCATTCCCCGACATGAAGATCGTTGTGGAACAGACCATCGGCGAGGGAGACATCGTGTGTACGCGAGGCCATTTCATCGGAACGCACGACGGGGAGTTCATGGGCATTCCCGCAACCGGCAAGAAGGTTCACGTGAAGTACATGGACATGTGGCGTATCGACGAAGGCAAGGCCGTCGAGAACTGGGTGCGACTTGATATGTTGGGGTTGATGCAGCAGCTCGGTGCCGTTCCGGGCCCATAG
- a CDS encoding DUF2188 domain-containing protein: MVEPNAVGGWDVHPEAQSTRHSRHPSRDEAVEAARALGGDVVVRGLRGEVLARHRSPAEGPGPEAVAAGRPGPAGPPPGGSPRPGMRIGQLLALSDQTDETGRLLLEDSAPEPAVRKAKRAGIAMETVPAPYQDTPSRLGGPMNVSAYEALRHDVGAILDGFAWLAEQHRAKEPQAAGAPRRLFVTSYLGVSLAHVLFHRAHNPVPAHGALPAFVASIFKASRGVFSFSVQLENDLGPDKEMTAADVMAYAEERRQLVRPETGRVCAAPTRLIERTIEAVLTGVGADPARSTLPDLVDFEMLWEFYRLQDSVGEVLSTYRVVLNQVATPELMSDPNRLLRTVVPAGPAQGRKFGDFTQSVLAHVNDAQAGLNRALGRAGNARPINLADLMGML; this comes from the coding sequence GTGGTTGAGCCCAACGCCGTCGGCGGGTGGGATGTCCACCCCGAGGCCCAGTCCACACGCCACAGCCGCCATCCCAGCCGCGACGAAGCCGTCGAGGCGGCGCGCGCCCTGGGGGGAGACGTCGTCGTCCGGGGCCTACGGGGCGAGGTGCTGGCCCGCCACCGGTCGCCCGCCGAAGGCCCCGGTCCCGAGGCCGTGGCCGCCGGTCGGCCCGGGCCGGCGGGCCCACCGCCGGGCGGGAGCCCCCGGCCCGGTATGCGCATCGGCCAACTGCTGGCCCTGAGCGACCAGACCGACGAGACGGGCCGGCTGCTGCTCGAGGACTCGGCCCCCGAACCAGCGGTCCGCAAGGCCAAGCGGGCGGGCATCGCCATGGAGACCGTCCCCGCGCCTTACCAGGACACCCCGTCACGCCTGGGCGGGCCCATGAACGTGTCGGCCTACGAGGCCTTGCGCCACGACGTCGGCGCCATCCTCGACGGGTTCGCCTGGCTGGCCGAACAGCACCGCGCCAAGGAGCCCCAGGCGGCGGGCGCCCCCCGCCGCCTGTTCGTGACCAGCTATCTGGGTGTCAGCTTGGCCCACGTGCTCTTCCACCGAGCGCACAACCCCGTGCCTGCCCACGGGGCCCTGCCCGCTTTCGTGGCTTCGATCTTCAAGGCCAGCCGGGGCGTCTTCTCGTTCTCGGTCCAGCTCGAGAACGACCTGGGGCCCGACAAGGAGATGACGGCCGCCGACGTCATGGCCTACGCCGAGGAGCGCCGCCAGCTCGTGCGTCCCGAGACGGGCCGGGTGTGCGCCGCCCCCACCAGGCTGATCGAACGTACCATCGAGGCCGTGCTGACCGGGGTAGGCGCCGACCCGGCCCGCTCGACCCTGCCCGACCTGGTCGACTTCGAGATGCTCTGGGAGTTCTACCGGCTCCAGGACTCGGTGGGGGAGGTCTTGAGCACCTACCGGGTCGTGCTCAACCAGGTGGCAACCCCCGAGCTGATGTCCGACCCCAACCGCCTGTTGCGCACGGTCGTGCCTGCCGGTCCGGCCCAAGGTCGCAAGTTCGGCGACTTCACCCAGTCGGTCCTGGCCCACGTGAACGACGCCCAAGCTGGCCTCAACCGGGCCCTGGGCCGGGCCGGCAACGCCCGCCCCATCAACCTGGCCGACCTCATGGGGATGCTCTGA